ATTGTATTTCAGCCGTAATTTTCAGCTCATCTTATTGGAAAATCGGCTTCAATTTGCAGATATGAATTTAGAGTTCCATGTCCCGGAGATAATTTGCTTACTTTTTCTGACTCCATTGAATGTTTGAAAAATATTGGTTTCAGATCTGGTAGGGTTAGTTCTGAAGTAATATGATGAGCTCCGAAGTATAATAAGAGTTCTGTGTGGTGTACAATAAAATGATGGATTTCTTAGGGTTCCCTTTGTGGTTCTGAAACAACTGAAAGTTGTAGTTCTATTGTAGATTGCACATGGTTTTCTCTTCACCAAGACATTTAACAGTAGCTGGTGCATGCATCATCATCATGGAGAATGTGTACAAGATGGATTTTTCTCTCATTGGCTTCACGGTTTGCTGCTTAATATTAGGTTTTGGTATGTtcagttattatttttaaatacaaatatCCTCACCTATTTTTTTCCCCATGGAATTTTTTGTAGCAATGAAGTGGCTGTTTCATTGTCTTGtctgttctaattatttttcaataggTTTGCACTTCCAAGTTGTGGTATGTTAAAATAACCACTTAATTGCTGTAGCTAGTTGTTGGAGTCACGAGTTTGGGGTACCATTTGTAGCTTATTAGGTTTCTTGGTTTTTGTTCTCACTTGCAGATAACACATTCCTTGATAATGGAAAATGCAGCTAACTGATAAATGGCTTTATCTGTTTTATCTGTTCTTTGGTATTATAGATGTGATTCTTTTTTGAGGGATTTTCCATCTCGAAGTTACAGACAGACAGGCTGGGCAAACCCTGCTACATTGTGTTTAGAGAATACCgatttatttcttaattttgtgCTTTCTTTCTCTAATATAAGCCCTAATGACAAGATTAGTATATGCTAGTTTCCCAAAGGTGCTTCTCTTACAAAGTTTTTCATccaaaacaagaattaaagtaatctattccttttgagtctctttttgTGGATTTTCCCTGTTGCCTCGTCCTAATGGAGGTTATTTTCTAGGAAGAGATTatttcaagaatcatttttatccTGAATAAGTGGATGCTGAATTGTTTATATTATCTTCTTATTTATTGCCTTCTTACTAGTGTCTTTATAAATATGATAGTGGGAGAGTTTTGATATTTCAAGTACCTACTTACCAGCCATAACTGAAGAACTTGATATTTCAAATAACTTGAAAGTAGTTCTCAATGTTAATGGCTTAAGTAATTATGTTTTTGTGAAAAATAACTGGCCTTAGACTTAAATATAGCTATATATCTATAAAAAAGGCTTTGGTGTTATCTGTTTGAAGTCTTGAAGATAGTTTATCTTTAATCATGAATACATATGGTGTTGTTGTTCCAACCCTGCACAGTATTGCATTATCTCACTCTGCGTTGTTTCTGTCTAACTTGTTTTTGTTAACTCCTGGCTCCTGCTATTAAATTATTTAGGGATATATGAAGCAACTTCATTGGATCGCAGTAGAACGGATTCAATAAAAACTTCAGATTTATCAAATAGGGAATTCGATAGTCAAATTCATATGTCCTCGCTACCAACCTGAGGTGTGTATTTTAATCCCTAAAGCTTTTTTTTATTGTGGGGAGTAAATTTGTTGCATATTTTGTGCCTGTTGTTTGATTAGTACCTAGATATGGAAACTGAGATCACCTAGTGGATGAAGGGCTTTGTTGTGTAATCTATATATGTAAAAATTTAGTTGACCAGTGAAATCAATTTCAACTTTTCAAGCATGAGTCACTAACTATCATTATTTGAATGGTTGATTGGTTGATCAGCAGTTTTCGCAAGCTCCATttcatattttctttaattcatATTGATTTTAAgataaaaggaaaatataagCAATTGCATTCAGATAATGagaatatatatgtatatgaaGTTACGAACCAAGCATTAACAAACAGATTGCAAATCTGCCTTTTACTGGGAAATTAGGATATAATGAGGGTATCTAAATGCCAGTTGCATCTGTATGAACAAATGTAAGGTTTGTTTTTCCTTTTGCCAGGTAAGAGCAGACATGGCTTCATTTGAAATTTTGAGCCTCTTTCCATGTCGAGTTATGCCGTGAGAGTGTCGCCGCCAATTTCATTCTGCGCACTTGTTGCACAAAAGTTGTTCTTTCTCTGTGAAGATGCACTGTCTACCACTTCTGGGGACTTAGGGCAGAAAGCATGTTATCCATCAAGTTCTATAATGATTGATCTGATCTTTGGGAGAATGAAGTACGTTTAACCTACACAGTTCATTATTTCACTTCGTACAGGATCATTAGTCTGGAAGTTTTTTGTGTAGTTTAGGAGTAATTTTCTGTCACAAAAggggaagaaagaaaatattGTGGTCCTGTTGGGCGTTCTTTGAATATTGGTATAACTGACACCCATGTATGTTGAGTTGACTACACATTTTAATGAAAATTACTGGATCAACCAGCTGGTTATCCTTTGCTTCATTTTCTCTGGAGACAAACTGCTACTCATATATGTTTTGACTAATAAAATGATGGGTAAAGTATGTGACGTTTGGGTTAAATATTAATTTCTTTATTAATGTTTGACAcgtttatttttcttctaaattgTTTTAAATAGATTTAGTATTAGCCTATCATTAAATATAAATGAAATACTTATTAATGTCGTTAATGCATATGCAATGAAaatgttattaattttatttatttcaatgtTGTGATTGTTTAAGTAAAAAGCTAATAATATTTATGTTGGAagaaattataacttatttgaTGAATAAGTTTTCAATAGAGGTAATAATACATCAATAACGGATAGCGAATCATCATAATGTCGCTCCTATATTgataatgatattttttaattatgtattttttatttttttcaaagttaTTCACAATGACAAAAAATGTTTTTTCAAATCCAGTATTAATTTGGAAAAAGTGTACAATATATATGATGCACTGATACGGGATACAATACGACACAAGACACGTCAAcacatgaattttaaaattttacatgaCACGGAGATACGCATGCatataaaagttttttttagataaaagttttttttagataaatcgtaatgatattttaatattttattgatattaaaatgtaaattaatttttttaattattttaatatcttatcttaattatatcaagtatttaaattcttttttgttttaatatataataatatatactatatctaaatttattttaagaataaatgttaaaaataaGACTGGATATGCTGGTACGTGATAATATATAAGCGTGTCCAAGTGTGTCCagagaagaattttttattttttattgaaacacGGTTTGGACATAGCAGACACGCGTGTCGGACGAGTGTTGGTGAGTGTCATGTCCAAAATGTGTCCGACATGTGGACACGGCAATTCAACGAAGTGTCCGTGCTTTATAGGTGCTAAGAAAGGTCTTATGAAAGGTTTTGAAAAGGAAAATAGTAAGAATTGCATATTTTCatgcaattaaagacatgtatgatggagttataactagtgtgaagactcaagatggtgtgataaataaattttctatTGGCTATGATGTACGGATACTGACACGTACACGAAACATGACACGATATTGGACACGCTGACACtcgaattttaaaattttataagacaTGGGGTATAtacttataaaatataaattgattttttaattatttttaatatcttattttaattgtataacatttaaaatattttttgttttaataaataataatctatactatttctaaatttattttaagaatacatgttaagaataagattgggcacgctgacacgtgatggtatttaggtgtgtccaaACATGTCCAGAGAAacattttttagtttttattaagacacAGTTGAACACAGCAGACATACGTGTCGGACGAGTGTCAATGAGTGTCGTGTCCGAAATTTATCCCACACGCGAATGCGGTAACTCAGGGAAGTGTCCGTGCTTCATAGTCTATTGGTATCAGATTAGACCAGGGACCTTCCTTAAATCCATAcattttcacattagtcttagAAGTACTCATAGAGCatatccaagagcctgtgccatgcTGCATGTTTTTTGTCGATGATATTGTCTTTATAGGAGAGTCAAGGGAatacctaaataagaagttgaaTTTATGGAGAAAAactctagaagtgtatggtctgcacATAAACTGTAgtaagacggaatatatggaatgtaaattCAACCATCGAAGGAGAAACCTTAATACAGAGGTGAAGATTAGAAaaaacatcctacgaaaagttaaaagttttaagtatttTGGGTGCATCATATAGGATAATGGAGAATTTGAATAgaatgtaaatcataggatcaaaacaggttggtcaaaatagcggtgtgcatctggttttatatgtgacaaaaaattgtctttaaaacttaaaggtaaattctatcgcactaCTATCAGACCAGCTATGCTTTATGGTACAGAGTATTCGGCGGccaaaggggagcacgaacataagttaagtatggcagagatgaagatgttgagatggatgagtgatTATACACGATTGGATAGAATAAGGAACGAAGatataggagagagggagagagttggagtagtaCCTATTGTAAAAAAGATGGTAAAATCGCGTCTTAAGTgatttggacatgtgagaagaagactgATAGAGCCAGTCAAGAGAGTGGATGAGATAGAAGATGGATAAGGAGTGAAAGACAGAGAAAAACTATCTATGAGATGGttaaacgagatctacatgtaaataATCTCTCTATAGACATAATAGAGTTCAATAAATTCGTTTGATCTATTTAGTCGATTTCACCTAATAGACAAgacattattgttgttgtttgtaagaaaaaattttcttatcaatttagaagacattatcattttttataaataggATGACAATAAATTAATTGACAATATTTATTTAACAAATTATGTTATCAATGTACATGTTCTTAAGAATATTAAGTATTTCTTTAAGATTTAGTGGAGGGATAATAGTAAgtctatttaaatatttttagataaaaataagacattttacatattaatagtaaaattgagaaataATTTAGACGTTAAAAACTAACATTGTATCttatactaaaataaaagacaaaTGTAGTGAATGCTCAAAGAAATAATTATAACCAATAGATCTTTATTTTTCTTAGGTATCTTCTAATTATTATAAATGAAGATGACGGAGGCATTTATAATGGATTAGAATAGTGTGTTATGCATAATTATGAAGAATTTGGGTGTTTTTTATGGATAtgaagatattatttttaaaattaaaaactacAAATCAAAAGTTTAGATTTGGATGAAGATAAAATTTGAAGGTCAAATTTTGGGTAAGAATaaaaagttaataattaattttggataaaaaaacaaaaaaattttagaaaatccagATCGAAGGATCATTTGCAtgtttaaaaacttttttagtGTTAGAATATAAATTTGACCTTtagatttgtaaattttttttaaagaaaattacaaaTCTACCCCTCAAacatccaaaataaaaatacattaaacTTTTACATTATCGAGAAATACTCTGCTACTacaatacaagaaataaaaagcCTTTAAGGACCTCTCTGTTGTCTGTTCCCATGCCTCCTATCTGATAAGAGTTGTTGAACAAGGCCAAGTTAGGCCATGGCTTTGTCTTCATTGGCTAGGCATGCATAAAAAGATTAGGCACCTATTTTAGTTCCCTTAAAAAGTAATATTATATGCTCACACGTGCCTTATCCTACATTTGAATGAACATTCTGCCTGCGGCAACATAGATGATTTTTATATTGAgacaaattagttttcaatcaaattattTGAcatattgattttttattatttaaaatattagataaattattttttaataaatatataaaaaatttacttctttatttttcaaGATTTTTAGATAATTCAATTTCTTAAttatgctattttttttaaaaaaagttaaagaCTAATtgatcattaaaaaaaaaggttaaatattaatttatcattttattttatcggaaattaatttatctgatattttaaaaaaaagttatgctAGGTAATTAATGATCTTTTTAAACAATATGAATAACcactaatcaaataaaaatatattacaccTCTAAATTATccacctaaatcttaatattaaaataactatctATATACCTAGTAAAATGAATATTcaatatatctattatttatattatttaatatttttattgtctacctatacttttttttaaaaaaattagaaatcaattaatctatctttttttcaaaaaagttatTTATCCGATACATTGTTAGAAATTATTTTGGAATTGTACTCCAaatctttaattaaaaaaaagaaaagaaaaagaaaagacacTTAAATGTCTCTCACTTTTTTGGTTTACAATTACATGCAAAATTGCAAAGTGGTCGTTCCATTCCTCATACCAAAACAAACTCACACCTCACAAGTCACCAATGAGTAACACACACTTGCTATGCTTTGCTTTATGCCCAAGCTGAGCACAAAACATTACATGGCAACATCACAAGAGTCATTGGGGTTCGAAAAGATATGTCATTATAAGAAATtctttcatatatttttttttaaaaaatatttgtactattttgtatatatatattttatatttaataaaaataatattatcatttttatttttgatgatATCACCTATTCATGATTATATATGATGtttttatattgtatatttacatgaatttatatatataaaaaaagagtaacattattaaaatataagtgttcatatctatttttttaattatataaaaaataattttaactatTGAAAATGAAAGATGTGTTAAAAgggtatataaaaaattatatatatatatatatgtatataatattcttctttttaaacatatttaatgttaaaataaatattctaaATTTAAGCATAAATATAAATTCTTTATTCataataactaaaatttatataactaaaTATAATAGGTAAATTATATATGCATTGTTGTATTCATTATTcactaaaagaaataaaaataaattgctttattcacaaaaaaatcataaagtTACCTTCTCTTCTTTGGTTTCTGGATTTGGTTACATCACtctcaaacaaaataaaaaacacaatcctaaataaattaaaaagtgaAAACACAATCCTTTTCCACTTCCCTGTGTGCCTTTTCAAGAGTTTCCAATAATTTAAAGCTCCAACTTATTCTTactaaaagagaaataaaagaaaacaaagaaaaaaaaaaaagaaaaaagagaagatgGAGTTTAAGAGTGACCCACCTGTTGTTTTCCTACACATCTGGACATTAGGTGCAAAATGAAGATCAAGTTGAGATTTTGTGAAAAGGTGGCTAGCGGTGCTTGCATAAAACTGAGTTTTAGAATCTGGGTATTTCAGTTTcaatctttattttctcttggtGAGGGTTAAAGTGACTAAAGTTTTGAATTTTCTCACTTTTGAGTGGTGATTGTGGTGCTTAAAGGAAGATGATTATGTGAAGGGAGTGTGTATCAGAGATCTTCTCTGTGGGGGTGGTAGAAATGGAACCTCCTAAGGGAATTTGGGCTTCATTGTGGAGCTTTATCTGCTTTCTGCCTTATTTCATTGGCCTTATGCTTCTAGGAACCATTAAAGGTGAATTTCCATGACCATGGCTCTATTCTTCTTGGATATTTGGTTTTTATTGGTTTGATTGGGAAATAGTAGTAGTGCAAGTGTGAAACATAGAAAGAGGATTCTCTTGTTGATTCCTTTGGTAAAATGCAGTACTGAATATGGAACATCTCTTCATGattatttctattagtttttgaGATAGAAAGTGAACTATAGAGAAGGAATTTCTTGATTATTGCTTTACAACATGTACCAATATAGGGGAACATCTATGGCAGTTCTTTCTATTAATTTCAAGTGTTTTTAAATGaggatttgatttgattttattttggtGGAGTTTagaatcttaaatttttttcctttaacAATGATGAGGGTGGAGATTGGTGTTTCATGCATGTATTCCATTTTGACATGAGTTGTTCAATGACTGATTTTACttaattaatgataatttaACAAACGTGAGTGCTGTTGAATTAATCATATGATAACTTGTTTGTCAAGCCTCCTCACCAACTCTCAAACTGCAATATTACTTCAGGTTTACTTCTCTGCCCATTCATATGCCTAATAATGGCAGTTGGAAACTCAGCTCTCATACTTGGTCTTTGGACTGCACACTGTATTTGGACATATTATTGTGTTGCAAGGTACTGTATTTGGACACATCATTGTGTTGCAAGGTGCTTTTCTTGGCTTCCGGTGTCTCGGATTATCATCGTTGATTTGAGCTTTTTACTCTTTCCCCTAACTTACAGAACTACACAATTAGGGCCTATTCTGAAGATTGTTACATGCATAAGTGTACTACCGGTGCTGTTGGTTTTGTGGCCGGCGGTTGGCGTCGTTGGGAGTATTGTAGGCGGAGCAGCCTATGGATTTCTTTCGCCAATTTTCGCTACTTTGAAAGCTgtagaggaaggaaaagaagataAACTTTGGCACTGTTTTATTGTATGTTTTGCTTTCgaagttaaaaaaattcttGTTTGTTATTTGTCTTCTCTTGTGGTAAGTCAATCCAAAAATATGATGCTGCATTCACAGGATGGTACATGGAGCACTGTTTCAAAGACCTTTGATACTGTCAAGGATGTAAAAAATCTTTGTTACCATTCTTATTTTGATGTTATGGACGACTTGCGACTAGAAGGGCCTCCAGATGACAAATATTACGAGATCAGGTTTTATGTCATTTATTTCTCACTATGGTTGTTATATTATCATAATATCATGTTCCTACTGAAGTCATTGCTTGAACCATTTGGCTAAGAAGGTGTGAAATCCATGTTTCCTTGCTGATGCAGGCTGCATTATTTACTTGGTGCTGTTATAGCTGCAGTTCTTGGGATCATAGTTGACACGCCAGCGGTATCATTTATTGCCATATGCAAAGGTCCTTACATGCTATTTAAAGGGTGGAATCGTTTGTTTCATGATCTTCTCGGCCGTGAAGGTCCTTTCCTGGAGACAATATGTGTGCCTTTTGCAGGCCTTGCAATCCTTCTGTGGCCACTGGCTGTCATTGGGGCCGTTCTGGCATCCATTATAGCCAGTGTCTTTCTCGGTGCCTATGCAGGTGTTGTGACCTACCAGGTCAGCCCTCATATAAGTTTCTGTATCTCTGTTAATATCATAGGTAGTGTTAGTACTCAATACTCATGTAACATAGGCAACATCGAATCCTTTTCTCACTAGCATCGCTGATTGGCAACTCAACGACACCTTAAATGGATTTCTATTTTCTGAATCTTAAAAAGCCTACCATTTTTGTGCCTTGTCTTAAACATGTAATTTACAATTCAGCTGAATAGATGTTGATAGTAATACTAAAAGTATCCATCCTTGGATCTGATTTGGGGATTAGATGTCTTTATTTGTTCCTTAAAAATGCAGGAGTCTATCTTCTTTGGCCTTCGGTACATTATTGCAGCTTTATCCCTTTATGATGAATACAGCAATGACATTCTTGGCATGCCAGAAGGATCCTGCTTCCCTAGGTTCTTATTCTGTTATGCTGCATAATGTGTCCTTATGATTCTGCAGTTAATGCTTTTAACAAGTTTGGTATTTGATAGGCCTCAATATCGGAAAAAGGTCAAAATATCGCGGACAATTTCCCATTCGGACTCCCTGTCAAAGCTAAATCGCCTACGAAAGACTCCTTCTcgaacattttcactgaaagATAATATTGTTGAGTTGAAACCACTGGAGGTattctttttagaattttgtcCAATGATGCATGACTCGAAAATATGACACCTTTTTTACCCTCTTGAATGTTCAAGTTCTGCATCAGAATTCAGCATTTGTTCTAAATGAATATTTGTTCATGACTAGTGTAGCTGTTTGATGCCTTGTTCAAGGACTGTTATAATGAAGCTGAAACACTGGTTTCCGAAGAGCTGATAACACGTGACGACATAGAAGCGGCCAAGTCTGGTAAAGGGAGTAGAGTCATTAGTATTGGTTTGCCAGCATACTGCCTTCTCCAGGTGCTGTTGCGCTCTGCGAAGGCCGATTCTGAGGGTTTATTGTTGAGTAAGTAGAAGACTTGTCCCACTGAGATTACTTTTTCCCCAAGTTTCAGGTTTACACTTTCTTTTATGCTCTTTCACATGCTCCCTTGGCTTTAGGTATGTAAGatttttggtttcttcttttttctttttcgataTAGGTGATGGTACCGAACTAACTGGCACAAACAAGCCAAAAGCTAAGATTTTTGAATGGTTGATTAATCCCCTTTTGATCATTAAAGAACAAATCAAAGCAGAAGATCTTTCTGTTTCGGAAGAGGACTACCTCGGCAAGTTGGTTCTCTTGAATGGTCATCCAAATAGGGTAGAAAATTCAACAATAGCAGCTCCTGAATCTGACCGCAAACGTGCTGAGCTTGATGCATTGGCCAGAAGGTATGTCGTACATacatatatgattgaaaaaagaACAAGGTTCTAAAATCCGAACTAGTCATTGAACCAATAGAGTTAGAGGTTCAAAGGTTTAAAGGTTCAACCAGAGTTGAATcgaataaaattaataatatatttttagaagaaaaattgatttttttttttttggtattttattactttaaacCGGTTAGTTGTTAAAAATCAAACCAGTTCAATtggtaattgatttttttattgggTTTTCCGATTCTTTGACTGGCGATCGATTTTTTCCTGATCCGCACTAGTCTGGTGATAGGTTCCAAATTTACCCAGTTGAACCGGCCAGTTCGATCCGGGTCTAAGAACCATGGATAAAAGTAAACTTTTATAGAGACATGAATGATGTAACTTTTCTTCAAATGACATTGTGTAAGCTACTTAATGTTACAATATTGAATAGTTTTTATTGGACTGTTACACTATATGAAGCACGGACACTTTGTTAAGTTGCCGTATCCACGTGTCAGACACATTTCGGATACGATACTCAACACTCGTCCAACACGCGTGTCTGCTGTGTCCAACcgtatcttaataaaaaataaaaaaagaagacattaaaaagttaaaaaattattttatattttatatcaataaaatatcaaaatattattgtaatttatctaaaaagtactttatattttatatatatgttgtgTCCCTGTGtcttataagattttaaaatttgtgtgtCTGCATGTCCCGTGTCGTGTCGTGTCCGGTGTCAGTGTCCATGCATCATAACACTGCATAATATAACACGTGTCTACATCTTAGCTTGTATACGTGTGAGTAGCTACAATATCAAAATTGGGTATCATTTTTCCTTCGTCCAtcattttgtttaatttttgtttcttaGGCTACAAGGGATCACGAAATACATGACAAGGTTACCAACCTTCAAGCGGCGGTTCGATGATCTGGTGAAAACATTGTCTCATGAGCTTGCTGAGAGACATGGAGGAGcatcatcatcaacaacaaTCACCAGATCAAAGAGTGCCTTTCCTCGAATTATGAGCATGAAATCCTCCAAAGGCAAAAGAACCAACGGTCTTGATGAAGCGTCTGAACATGCAAGAGATTTAGATACTTCATTGTAAGAAGGAAAACAATGTGTGTTCTCCAGATAGCAGTTTTGCTCAAAGAATGATATTTGTGTCTATAATATGTTTGTAAGAATAAGAATATTGTAAAAATGGGTCCAATAGAATGCCTTATATTTCAATCCATTTGCacttctctttatttttataggCAGCAAACGTATTTAGTATTTACACACATAATGCCAATGTCACTATTTTGCTTCAGTTAATATGCATGACTATTTTAGTCTCTATTTGTTTCTGAGAACAG
This sequence is a window from Arachis stenosperma cultivar V10309 chromosome 10, arast.V10309.gnm1.PFL2, whole genome shotgun sequence. Protein-coding genes within it:
- the LOC130954834 gene encoding uncharacterized membrane protein At3g27390-like isoform X2, yielding MEPPKGIWASLWSFICFLPYFIGLMLLGTIKGLLLCPFICLIMAVGNSALILGLWTAHCIWTYYCVARTTQLGPILKIVTCISVLPVLLVLWPAVGVVGSIVGGAAYGFLSPIFATLKAVEEGKEDKLWHCFIDGTWSTVSKTFDTVKDVKNLCYHSYFDVMDDLRLEGPPDDKYYEIRLHYLLGAVIAAVLGIIVDTPAVSFIAICKGPYMLFKGWNRLFHDLLGREGPFLETICVPFAGLAILLWPLAVIGAVLASIIASVFLGAYAGVVTYQESIFFGLRYIIAALSLYDEYSNDILGMPEGSCFPRPQYRKKVKISRTISHSDSLSKLNRLRKTPSRTFSLKDNIVELKPLEDCYNEAETLVSEELITRDDIEAAKSGKGSRVISIGLPAYCLLQVLLRSAKADSEGLLLSDGTELTGTNKPKAKIFEWLINPLLIIKEQIKAEDLSVSEEDYLGKLVLLNGHPNRVENSTIAAPESDRKRAELDALARRLQGITKYMTRLPTFKRRFDDLVKTLSHELAERHGGASSSTTITRSKSAFPRIMSMKSSKGKRTNGLDEASEHARDLDTSL
- the LOC130954834 gene encoding uncharacterized membrane protein At3g27390-like isoform X1, whose amino-acid sequence is MEPPKGIWASLWSFICFLPYFIGLMLLGTIKGLLLCPFICLIMAVGNSALILGLWTAHCIWTYYCVARTTQLGPILKIVTCISVLPVLLVLWPAVGVVGSIVGGAAYGFLSPIFATLKAVEEGKEDKLWHCFIDGTWSTVSKTFDTVKDVKNLCYHSYFDVMDDLRLEGPPDDKYYEIRLHYLLGAVIAAVLGIIVDTPAVSFIAICKGPYMLFKGWNRLFHDLLGREGPFLETICVPFAGLAILLWPLAVIGAVLASIIASVFLGAYAGVVTYQESIFFGLRYIIAALSLYDEYSNDILGMPEGSCFPRPQYRKKVKISRTISHSDSLSKLNRLRKTPSRTFSLKDNIVELKPLELFDALFKDCYNEAETLVSEELITRDDIEAAKSGKGSRVISIGLPAYCLLQVLLRSAKADSEGLLLSDGTELTGTNKPKAKIFEWLINPLLIIKEQIKAEDLSVSEEDYLGKLVLLNGHPNRVENSTIAAPESDRKRAELDALARRLQGITKYMTRLPTFKRRFDDLVKTLSHELAERHGGASSSTTITRSKSAFPRIMSMKSSKGKRTNGLDEASEHARDLDTSL